TCATCCTCGAGCAGGCCAATATCCTGGAGATCAGAGAATCTGTTATCGTTATTCATGATGTATTTCTGCCTGAGATACTGAAACATACCAGAGGTACGGTGACCATCAACAGTACGGTCGGCCTTACCTCTATCGAATACGGTATACCCACCATTACGCTGGGAGAAGCCGTTTACGATATAGAAGGATTGACGAACAAGGGGAAAGAACTCAAAGTATTCTGGTCCGACCCTCAGCTGCCAGACAGGAAGCTTTATCATAGGTTCAGACAATATCTTGTCAATCATACACAGCTGAACGGCAGTTTTTACGGCCGGATGCCCAAAGAGCTGCAATAAGGCTGATATCTTCTTTATGCTACAATAAAAAAATGATTGTGAAAGAGGTGAACTGATGTTCAAAAAAACATTTCTCCTGTGTTTCCTGTACACATTTTCCTACAGTGCGGAATGGGTCAATAATCTCAATAGTACAACAGCAAAGATGAATCAATATACATTAATGACAGAAGACCCAAAAAAAGGGATGATCATAGATAATCTTGCTGCTGATATCATGATCGCTCTATGGGGATTTCAAAATTGGAATTGGGGTACAGAATCTTTTCATGTTACAAAAGAAGACTGGTTTGAAGAAGATTCGGATACAGGAGGTGCCGATAAAACAGGACACTTCTATATGACCTATCTGCTCTCCCGCGTTTTGGGCTCCCGTATGCAGGATAGAGGATGGAGTCTGGAGGAATCCTCTCTGTATGGTTCTCTCTCTGCAATGCTGGCAATGACTCTGCTGGAGGTAGGTGATGGTACAAGTCATTACGGTTTCTCAAAGGAGGATCTCCTGGCAGATGGGATGGGTGCTGTAACCGCCTATCTGATAAGATCCAATCCCGGTGTCGATAAATTTCTTGATGTTCGACTGGAATACCTACCCTCGTCAGGTTATCTGGAACATATAGATACGGCGACAGATTAT
This DNA window, taken from Sulfurovum lithotrophicum, encodes the following:
- a CDS encoding DUF2279 domain-containing protein, with protein sequence MFKKTFLLCFLYTFSYSAEWVNNLNSTTAKMNQYTLMTEDPKKGMIIDNLAADIMIALWGFQNWNWGTESFHVTKEDWFEEDSDTGGADKTGHFYMTYLLSRVLGSRMQDRGWSLEESSLYGSLSAMLAMTLLEVGDGTSHYGFSKEDLLADGMGAVTAYLIRSNPGVDKFLDVRLEYLPSSGYLEHIDTATDYSGMKHLIAFKFAGVEELQDTPLGYMEVQLGYYTRGYRAYDIDIAKSQQVYIGIGLDLTRLADMTGINVLKNLFEFYQPGHTYVETNLWER